The following coding sequences are from one Mesorhizobium onobrychidis window:
- a CDS encoding AAA family ATPase, whose protein sequence is MTELKPRPAPRTIDETLDLLTGADYMADRSLATVLFLSLRMKRPLFLEGEAGVGKTEIAKVLAQALGRRLIRLQCYEGLDVSSAVYEWNYAAQMIEIRMEEAAGKVDRSDMERNVFSEKYLIRRPVLDALTGKAGAAPVFLIDELDRTDEAFEAFLLEILSDFQVTVPELGTIKAQEPPIVIITTNRTREIHDALKRRCLYHWVDYPNAERELEIVRRKVPQANSRLSAEVVSFIQKLRQIELFKVPGVAETIDWAGALTELDKVALDPETVSDTIGVLLKYQDDIARIEHGEGRRILNEVKAELSAAE, encoded by the coding sequence ATGACCGAGTTGAAACCGCGTCCCGCGCCGCGGACGATCGACGAGACGCTCGATCTGCTGACCGGTGCGGACTATATGGCGGATCGGTCACTGGCGACCGTGCTGTTCTTATCGCTGCGCATGAAGCGGCCGCTGTTCCTTGAGGGCGAGGCCGGCGTCGGCAAGACCGAGATCGCCAAGGTGCTGGCGCAAGCGCTCGGCCGCCGGCTGATCCGCCTGCAATGCTATGAAGGCCTCGACGTCTCGTCCGCCGTCTACGAGTGGAACTACGCCGCGCAGATGATCGAGATCCGCATGGAAGAGGCGGCCGGCAAGGTCGACCGCTCCGACATGGAGCGCAACGTCTTTTCCGAAAAATACCTGATCCGCCGCCCGGTGCTCGACGCACTGACCGGCAAGGCGGGCGCCGCCCCGGTCTTTCTGATCGACGAGCTCGACCGCACCGACGAGGCCTTCGAGGCATTCCTGCTCGAAATTCTCTCCGACTTCCAGGTGACGGTGCCCGAACTCGGCACGATCAAGGCGCAGGAACCGCCGATCGTCATCATCACCACCAACCGCACCCGCGAGATCCATGACGCCCTGAAGCGCCGCTGCCTCTATCACTGGGTCGACTACCCGAATGCCGAGCGCGAGCTGGAGATCGTGCGCAGAAAAGTACCGCAGGCCAACAGCCGGCTGTCGGCAGAGGTGGTTTCGTTCATCCAGAAGCTGCGCCAGATCGAGCTGTTCAAGGTGCCGGGGGTTGCCGAGACCATCGACTGGGCCGGCGCGCTGACCGAACTCGACAAGGTGGCGCTCGATCCGGAAACCGTTTCCGACACGATCGGCGTGCTGTTGAAATACCAGGACGACATTGCCCGTATAGAACATGGCGAAGGCCGGCGCATCCTCAACGAGGTGAAGGCCGAGCTTTCGGCGGCGGAGTAG